GTCCCTGGGGTTTATGCCGGCGTTCTGCGGCTCTTCGCCCGTGTTGACCTGGATGAAGAGGGCTGGCCGTCGCTGCTGCTTCTGCATTTCATCGGCAAGGGCGCGCGCCAGCTTTTCCCGGTCAAGCGTTTCGATGACATCGAACAACGCCACCGCCTCGCGCACCTTGTTGCTCTGCAGGGGTCCGATCAGGTGGAGCTCAAGGGTCGGATGGGCCGCTTTGAGGGTGGGGAATTTTGCCTGCGCTTCCTGCACCCGGTTTTCGCCGAAGACCGATTGGCCGGCGGCGATGGCCGCCGCGACGGCGTCGATGGAATGGGTCTTGGAGACAGCAACCAGATTGATGTCCTGTGGCAGACGTGTGTGCTCGGCGGCAGCGCGTGCGATGCGTTGCCGGATCTCGGACAAATTGCCGGCGATGTGATCGGTCGTGGTCATGGGGCGGGACTATGCCATGGAAATACCAGCCTCGTGGCCGGACAGGCTTTTCCTATAGATCATGCCCGGCCTCAAACCAAGCACAGCGCGCGATAGCAAATGGTCAAAAGCAAGAAGGGGTGCAGTTGCCTGCACCCCTTCAAGTCTAGTCCTGACTTTATCCAGCTTGCGCTGGGCAGAAATCAGAAGCTGATCGACGAACCGACCGCGAACTCGATCGAGTCGTAGTCATCGAGCGCGCTCGAGTCATCGGCGGCTTCAGCCCAGCTGTAGAAGATGCCGGCGTCGAGCGCGATGCCCGGGCCCATCTCATACGAACCGGTCACGCCAAGGCGATCGACGATGTCGTTGTCGCCAAAGCCAGCCTGCTCGGACTCAGAGTGAGCCCAACCGGCACCGACGGTCCACGCGTCGACGTTGTAGCTGACACCGGTACCAACGACCCACGCGTCATCGGTTTCGCTGTTCGCGTCATCGAGATACGTGAAGGCCGCACCGAGGCTCAGACCACCAAAGCCGAGGTTCACACCGACGTTGTAGCCGGCCTGTTCCGGATCACCATCGCTCTCTTCAACGTCGCCTTCGAAATAGGCGGCGCCGCCGAGGGCGAGGTTCCAGCCTTCGCCTTCGTAATCATAGTGCAGACCGAGGCCAACGTTGTGGTTGGCGCTGCCGTCTTCACGGTTCGGATGGAAGGTACCGTCGGCATTGTCGTTGCCGGAGTATGACTCTTCGTCATCGTTCGGCGTGTAGGACAGGCCGAAGCTGAAGCCCGACCAGGTCGGCGAGTAGTAAGCGATCTTCTGCGACTTGTCCTGGACGGCAAGCATGCCTTCCGGATCGAAGATGCCCGGCGAAATGGCCGAGCCGATGGTGTTCGGCGAATACGGGCCGAAGTTGGACGACGAACCCGGCGGCAGCATGTACATGTTGCCGGCAGCACCCGCCTGCGAACCGATACGGATGTCACCGAAACCGCCCTTGAAGAAGGCGTAAGCGGCGTCGATCTGGTCGCCTTCGGTTTCGCCTTCGAGTTCGATACGCGCACCGACCGTCACGCCATTGTCGAGCGTGACCGAGCCGAGGAAGTAGACTTCGGCATCGGTGCCGACGCCGTCGAGGTTACGATCATGGCCGGTATCGCCATCACCGTCATCGTCGAAGGTCATGCCGTAATACGAACGCATGAAGCCGCCAAGGCTCAATTTGACACCATCGGACGCCGCCGCGGTACCGGCCAGAAGGCCAACACCGAGGAGAGCCGAGGTCCCCAGGAGAACTTTTTTCATCTCGAGATTCCCTAAGTTTGCGATTGCCACCGGGACTTTCCCCAACCTTTGCGGTTTTAAGGAAGGCCCGGATGCCCCTCGTTTCGGACCGGCTTGCTGGGTCGATTTTGCCAAGTACTTGACCAGATCGACTCAAAAAGCCCGCTCAGTCCGGAACACGAGCTACCTTCTCGGAATGGTCGGGGGGTGTCAAACCATTTGAGCCTAACACTGTGGCATTTTTCGGTGCCTGTTGCGCAATTACCACATGGCGTGCCCGATTGGCCGCGCGCGGAATTGGCCAGCAATTGCAAGGCGGCCAACCGTCGGTAGGGCGATCCAGTCGGCCCAGTGGGGCATGATTGCCGCAGCGCAACAGCCACAATTTGGGCATTTCAGCCCCACCTTGACGCCTGTTCCGCAGCGCAGCTCGGACACTCGCCCGGGTGGGCCTAGTCGCGATCAAAACCTGCCTTCAGGCGGGCGTCTGATCCGGTAGATAGTTGAAGCGTTGCATCTGTTCCCGGTGATTTTCGACCAACCGGTCAATTTGGGCCTTGGTCAGCACCTTGCGCCATTGGCCGGCCTGGCCGACCCGGAAGAATTTGGTGCCCCGTTCCGATTTCTCGCGGAACCCCTTGGCTTCTTCCTGCTGGCGCAGGTTCTTGAAGGAGGAAAGCTCAATGGCCCGGTCAAGCCGTTCGCGCGGCGTTTTCAGCCCCATGAAACGGGTAATCCCGCCGAATGTGTGGAGCGGCTTTGCCAGCATGTCCTCGTATCTCACGACCAGGAGACCCGGATGCGGCTTCTGGGTCCAGGATCTGACATGGGCGGACCAGGAGCTGTGGATTTCGAACACGATATTGCCATCGGCGAGGCCCCCGTTATTGGGGTCGTTCATGACCTCGATCGCCTTGTCGATGTCGACGCCGTAATGGTCAGCCATGGAAATGACCAGGTCGAGCGGATTGCGCACCACATATATGGCACCCGCGGTGAGATCCATCTGGATGATCTGCTTGCCATGGGGCGCCAGCAGGGCGTTATGGGTCTTGACGATGACCGTATCCGGCTTCGAGGCGACCATGGCGAGCTGTGCCCCGCGGCGCATTTTGGCCACATCCTCGCGGCTCCAGGCCAAAGGCGGGCGCGGGTCGAGATGACGGTACCACTGCACCAGGGAATCCCCGGTGGTCAGGGTGTTCATGTCGTTGATGTCCACCGGGGCCGCCGGGTTGCGCATCAGATTGTGAATAAACGCCCGAAGCCAGGTGTTGCCCGATTTCGGATAGCTGGCCAGCCACAGGATCTTACCCATTCACTCTTCCATTCTTCCCCGGCCACTGCCGGCAGCGCCGCGCGCTGCATCCCCAGCGTTTCCGCCATCCTGGACAGATCCCTGGCTGAATTCCTTGTCCCCGAAAATCTGCCCGGGGCGATTTTTGGCGGGAGGGGCCACAAGATTTGGTCCATTTGACGCGATTCGGTTGACGAAGGCCTACCATTTCGCATACCAGTTCTGGGCTGCTTTCTGGGCTGCTTTTCGGCCGCAGGGTGGCTTTAGGGTGAAGAGCGTCGGGCCGTCAATATGAAACTCCCACATCGTCGTGCCGACCAGTCCGCCTCGGGCGAGTTCAATGCCATGAGCGGTAGCGATTTCAATGCTATGAGCGGTAGCGATTTCAACGCCACAGGCGGTAGCGCTGGATACACCGGTTCCTGTTGATCGTGATGGCGGCTCTGGCAGCCATCACCCCTCTCGGCCTGCAACGCCAATCTGGGCGGCGAGGAGAAATATCCGACCACCCGCGAGAAGGGCGATGCCGGGCCGCAATATGGCGAAGGCAGCACCGTCTTCGGCGAAGGCGGCCTGTTCGGCGGCCAGAGCAAGGAAGACGGTTCCGGTGGCGGTGGTGGCGTCGGCGTCAATTCGCTGCTGTGGCGCGCCAGCCTCGACACCGTCTCCTTCATGCCGCTGGTCTCGGCCGATCCCTTCGGTGGCGTCATCATCACCGATTGGTACACGCCCCCGGCGACACCGGACGAACGCTTCAAGGTCAATGTCTATATTCTCGGCCGCGCCTTGCGCGCCGATGGCATCCGCGCCTCGGTGTTCCGCCAGCAGAACCAGGGCGGCACCTGGATCGACGCCCCGGTCGCCCTCAACACGGCGACCGACCTCGAAAACGCCATCCTTACCCGCGCCCGCCAGCTGCGCCAGTCCGGCCAGCAGGAATAGAGCCTGGGGCGTAAACCGGGCAAGAATATCGGGCCATAATAATATCGTCATGGTCCGCGAAGGCGGACCACCCACGACTACCAAGCCGCTGCTGCTAAACTCGTGGGTGGTCCGCCTTCGCGGACCATGACGTTTAAGACGAGCGGAACGTAGTAATCATGTCGCGATATAATTTCCTGGAAGCGGAAGGCAAATGGCAGGCGGCTTGGGCTGCCCGGAACTGCTTTGTCTCCGCGGTCGATAAATCCCGCCCGAAATATTACGTCCTGGAGATGTTCCCGTACCCGTCGGGCCGCATCCATATGGGCCATGTGCGCAACCTATACGATGGGCGACGTGGTGGCCCGCTACAAGCGTGCCAAGGGGTTCAATGTCCTGCACCCGATGGGTTGGGATGCCTTCGGCCTGCCAGCGGAGAACGCCGCCCGGGACATGAAGGTCCATCCCGCCGCCTGGACCTATGACAACATCGCCACCATGCGCGCCGAGCTGAAGCGCATGGGATTGAGCTTGGATTGGTCGAAGGAACTCGCCACCTGCCATCCCGGCTATTACGCCCAGCAGCAGCGCATCTTCCTCGATTTCTTCAAGGCGGGCCTCGCCTATCGCAAGGAGGCCTTCGTCAATTGGGACCCGATCGACCACACCGTGCTGGCCAATGAGCAGGTGATCGACGGCAAGGGCTGGCGCTCCGGCGCCCCCGTGGAGAAGCGCAAGCTCAGCCAGTGGTTCCTGAAAATCACCGAATATGCCGATGACCTCCTCTCGGCGCTGGGCAGCCTCGACCGCTGGCCGGAAAAAGTCCGCCTGATGCAGGAGAACTGGATCGGCAAATCGACCGGCGCCCATGTGCGCTTCAAGCTGGCCGGCCGAGCCGATCGCATCGAAGTCTTCACCACACGGCCCGACACGCTGTTCGGCGCGAGCTTCATCGCCATCTCGCCGGATCATGCGCTGGCCGATACCGCCGCCAAGGCCGACCCGAAGGTTGCCGCGTTCATCGCCGAATGCCGCGCTGCCGGCACGTCCGAGGCCGCCGTCGAGGCGCAGGAGAAGCGGGGCTATAAGCTCGCCCTCGAAGCCGAGCATCCCCTGATGCCGGGCAAGAGATTGCCGGTCTATATCGCCAATTTCGTGCTCATCGAATACGGCACCGGCGCCATCTTCGGCTGCCCCTCCGGCGACCAGCGCGATCTCGATTTCGCCCGCAAATACGGTCTGCCCGTGATCCCCGTGGTATTGCCGGCGGGCGAAGACCCCAAGACCTTCGCCATCGGCGACACCGCCTATACCGATGACGGCACCATCTTCAATTCGGGCTTCCTTGACGGTCTTGACGTCGAGACCGCCAAGAAGAAGGTCGGCCAGGTTCTGAAAGATCAGGGTGACGGCGAACCCACCACCGTGTTCCGCCTGCGCGACTGGCTGGTCAGCCGCCAGCGTTATTGGGGCTGCCCGATCCCGATCATCCATTGCGATGCCTGCGGCGCGGTGCCGGTGCCGGAGAAGGACATGCCGGTCCTGCTGCCGGACGACGTCACCTTTGAGAAGCCCGGCAACCCGCTCGACCATCACCCGACCTGGAAGCATGTGAACTGCCCCAGTTGCGGCAAGGCGGCACGGCGTGAGACCGACACCTTCGATACCTTTGTCGACTCCTCCTGGTATTTCGCGCGCGCTTCTGCGCACCCGCGATGCCGATCCGGTCGATGCCGAGGCGGTCGATTACTGGCTGGCGGTCGACCAGTATATTGGCGGCGTCGAGCACGCCATTCTCCACCTCCTCTATTCGCGCTTCTTCACCCGCGCCATGAAGCAGGTGGGCCTCGTCAAGCTGGACGAGCCCTTCGCCGGCCTGTTCACGCAAGGCATGGTCTGCCACGAGACCTATCGCGACCCACGGACCGGTGAATGGCTGCTGCCCGACGATATCAAGCGCAAGGGTTCCACCGTCATCCGCACGGATACCGGCGCCCCGATCGAGATCGGCCGTTCCGAGAAGATGTCGAAATCGAAGAAGAACGTGGTGGCGCCCGACGTCATCATCAACGGCTATGGCGCCGATACCGCGCGCTGGTTCGTCCTTTCCGACAGCCCGCCGGAGCGGGATATGGAGTGGACGGCGGCCGGCGTCGATGGCGCCTGGCGCTACTCCCAGCGCCTGTGGCGCCTCTCCTACACCTGGATCGAGGCCCTGCCGGCCCTCAAATCCCCGCAGACCGCCCCGGCGACCTTCCCGGAAGCCGCTCTTGCTCTGCGCCGCGCCAGCCACAAGGCCATTGCCGGCGTCTCGGAGGATATCGAGAAGTTCCGCTTCAACCGGGCCGTGGCCAAGCTCTATGAGTTTGCCAACACGCTGGCGGAAATCCAGGACGGGACCCTCACCGACGCCGCCGGCCTCTATGCCCGCCGCGAGGCGCTGGAAACCCTGGCCCAGCTGATCGGCCCGATGATGCCGCATCTGGCCGAGGAAATGTGGGCGTCCTTGGGGCACCAGACCCTGCTCGCCGAGACCGCTTGGCCAACCGCCATAGCTCAGCTTATCATCGACGAAACCGCGACCGTCGCCATCCAGGTCAACGGCAAGCTGCGCGCGACCATCCAGTTGCCGCGCAATTGCGACCCCAAGGTGGCGGAAGCGGCGGCCCTGGCCGAGGATGCGGTGATCCGCGCCCTCGACGGCAAGGCGCCGAAAAAGGTGGTGGTGGTGCCGAACAGGATCGTCAATGTCGTGGTCTAGAAGAGAATTTATCCGCATGGGGTGCAGCCGGCTTTGCCTTGATGGCCGGCGGCTCGCTGCTGACCGCCTGCGGCTTCAAGCCGCTTTACGGTAATGCCAGCACGACGCCCAGCGGCAATGGCACGGTCGATGCCAATCTGGCCGCGATCTCCATCAAATCGCCCTTCTGGGAACGCGACGCCGCCCCCTATGGCGAGTTCAGCCAAGCCGGCAAGGCGAAATTCGACGCCCGGACGGGTCAGATCCTGCACAACGCCCTGCGCGATGGGCTCAATCCCTATGGCCAGCCGAGTGCGCCGGTCTATACCCTCGCCATCGAATTGTCGGAGCGCATCAACCGCACCATCACCGCCGATGAAGGCGATGCGCGGCGCGAGGATCTGACGCTGAAGGCGAACTTCCTGCTGTCCGGGCCCAAGGGCGAGGAACTGCTCAAGGAACAGACCCGCTCGATCGTCGCCTATACCGTGCTGCAGGATCCCTATCAGGATCTCGTCGCCCGCAACGATGCGCGCGACCGCACCGCGCGCCAGGTCGCCGAACTGATCAAGCTGCGCCTCTCGGCCTATTTCGCGGCACATGGGTGAGGCTGTCATTGATGGCCCCCTCACCCCAACCCCTCTCCCCGGAGGGGCGAGGGGCTTATTAGTCGTCTCGCTCAAAACTCCCTCGCCCCGCCCCGTCGGCGAATGCCGACATTCGTCGGCCGGGCGGGGAGAGGGTCGGGGTGAGGTACGAAGCGCGTGCCATTGCCATGATGGGCGGGCGGCGCGTGGTGCGGGTGACGCGCGTGACCGATGCGGTGGAACCGGCCTTCGCCGCCTTGCTCGCCGACCACAAGGACGGCGCGCAATGCCTGGTCGTGATCGAGGCCGGCGATGTCGACGGCATCGAGATCGGCGCGACGCGCTTTCATATCTTGCCGCCAATCTTGGCGGCGACCGCGGCATCACGCGGGCCGAGCTCGACAAGCTCATTCTCTATATGGGCGCCGAAAAGAAGGTGACGCTCAGTGATGCGCTGGCCTGTGTCGGCGACCAGGCTGCGATCGGCCAGGACGATCTTTGCCAGGCGATCGGCATGGGCGATCTCAAAGGCATCGAGCGCCAGATCGAGCGCAACCTCGCCGAGACCAACGAGATCTCGCTGTTACGCGCCGTCGCGCGGCATTTCATGCGCCTTCACCAGGTGGTCGGCCGCGTTGCGCGCGGCGAGCAATTGGAAAGCGCCATGGCAGGCCTGCGCCCGCCGGTCTTCTGGAAAGCGGTCGACGGGTTCAAGGCACAATGCCGCCGCTGGCCGGTCGAGAGCATCGGCAACGCCCTTCTGCGCCTCACCGAACTCGAAGCCGAAGTGATGCGCCAGCATCAATTCGCCGACACCCTCACCCGTCGCGGGCTGATGGAAATCGCCGTCATGGGCGTGAAGCGCTAGGCGCCTGCGCCCCCCTTCGGATGGGCGAACGGGCTGAGGCCCAGCCAGGTCTGCATCGTGCGCACGATCTCCTTGTCGCCGTCCGCCTCGAAGCGGCCGGCCGCCATCTCGCCTTGCACCGTGGCGATGCCCATCCAGATCGAGGTCATGCTTTTGAGCGACGTCTCGACGAACAGATCCACCTCGAAGCCCGGATCGGCCTGGCACAGATCGACATCCTCGTTCTCCACCACCAGCCACCAATCGCGCCGGTTGGTGAGTTCCGGATAATGAAAGTGAATGGTGTAGCGGCGCGGCGGCATCGGCGTCGGCCGCAGGTTCCGGCGCATGTCCCACAT
This Rhodospirillaceae bacterium DNA region includes the following protein-coding sequences:
- a CDS encoding YggS family pyridoxal phosphate-dependent enzyme; translation: MTTTDHIAGNLSEIRQRIARAAAEHTRLPQDINLVAVSKTHSIDAVAAAIAAGQSVFGENRVQEAQAKFPTLKAAHPTLELHLIGPLQSNKVREAVALFDVIETLDREKLARALADEMQKQQRRPALFIQVNTGEEPQNAGINPRDVDDFAKLCHDELQLPVIGLMCIPPHDQHPAPHFALLREMARRNGLGCLSMGMSGDYETAIAFGATHVRIGTAIFGQR
- a CDS encoding porin, which gives rise to MAIANLGNLEMKKVLLGTSALLGVGLLAGTAAASDGVKLSLGGFMRSYYGMTFDDDGDGDTGHDRNLDGVGTDAEVYFLGSVTLDNGVTVGARIELEGETEGDQIDAAYAFFKGGFGDIRIGSQAGAAGNMYMLPPGSSSNFGPYSPNTIGSAISPGIFDPEGMLAVQDKSQKIAYYSPTWSGFSFGLSYTPNDDEESYSGNDNADGTFHPNREDGSANHNVGLGLHYDYEGEGWNLALGGAAYFEGDVEESDGDPEQAGYNVGVNLGFGGLSLGAAFTYLDDANSETDDAWVVGTGVSYNVDAWTVGAGWAHSESEQAGFGDNDIVDRLGVTGSYEMGPGIALDAGIFYSWAEAADDSSALDDYDSIEFAVGSSISF
- a CDS encoding sulfotransferase domain-containing protein, producing the protein MGKILWLASYPKSGNTWLRAFIHNLMRNPAAPVDINDMNTLTTGDSLVQWYRHLDPRPPLAWSREDVAKMRRGAQLAMVASKPDTVIVKTHNALLAPHGKQIIQMDLTAGAIYVVRNPLDLVISMADHYGVDIDKAIEVMNDPNNGGLADGNIVFEIHSSWSAHVRSWTQKPHPGLLVVRYEDMLAKPLHTFGGITRFMGLKTPRERLDRAIELSSFKNLRQQEEAKGFREKSERGTKFFRVGQAGQWRKVLTKAQIDRLVENHREQMQRFNYLPDQTPA
- a CDS encoding DUF3576 domain-containing protein; protein product: MGGEEKYPTTREKGDAGPQYGEGSTVFGEGGLFGGQSKEDGSGGGGGVGVNSLLWRASLDTVSFMPLVSADPFGGVIITDWYTPPATPDERFKVNVYILGRALRADGIRASVFRQQNQGGTWIDAPVALNTATDLENAILTRARQLRQSGQQE